One Rosa chinensis cultivar Old Blush chromosome 5, RchiOBHm-V2, whole genome shotgun sequence genomic region harbors:
- the LOC112202143 gene encoding B3 domain-containing protein REM9 produces the protein MQKANKCIEVQRMQEANKCIEDFFVNDLYEGLVMASSSRRKSSAKGVASPSFFKVVVDEALEDGMLEIEGYVARNYEDFLGCSVVLTDPKGSMWPMELKRSNGSVWLKKGWLEFANFYSLKQGCFIFFTHKGFDSGFQVRIFNKRWLEIDYPFKSSHQEDCKFRRGGDEAFTRAKRFKSNHPCLAVRMQPSYLLRGLKLNATFVNENICATGATRKIKLQIPNGKTWSAKCSVYLCMNKDYAKICSGWTKFAAENKLQVGDACALELIKECPKLTFLVHIFRAN, from the exons ATGCAGAAGGCCAATAAATGTATTGAAGTACAAAGAATGCAGGAGGCCAATAAATGTATTGAAGATTTCTTTGTAAACGATCTGTATGAAG GACTTGTGATGGCTTCTTCGAGCAGGAGAAAGAGCAGTGCTAAAGGAGTTGCCTCTCCAAGCTTCTTCAAGGTTGTTGTGGATGAGGCTCTTGAAGATGGGATGCTT GAAATTGAAGGTTATGTTGCGAGGAACTATGAAGATTTCCTGGGATGCTCAGTAGTCCTCACTGATCCGAAAGGTTCTATGTGGCCAATGGAACTCAAAAGGAGCAATGGCAGCGTTTGGTTGAAAAAGGGTTGGCTAGAATTTGCCAACTTTTATTCCCTAAAACAAGGATGCTTCATATTTTTTACCCACAAAGGCTTCGATTCAGGTTTCCAAGTACGTATTTTCAATAAGAGGTGGTTGGAGATAGATTATCCATTCAAATCAAGCCATCAAGAGGATTGCAAGTTTCGTAGAG GAGGTGATGAAGCCTTTACAAGAGCTAAGAGGTTCAAATCCAACCATCCATGTCTTGCTGTCAGAATGCAACCCTCCTACCTGTTAAGGGGTTTG AAATTGAATGCAACCTTTGTGAATGAAAATATCTGTGCAACAGGCGCCACTCGCAAAATCAAGCTACAGATTCCAAATGGGAAAACCTGGTCTGCTAAGTGCTCTGTCTACTTATGCATGAACAAAGACTATGCAAAAATCTGCAGTGGTTGGACAAAGTTTGCGGCAGAAAATAAGCTGCAAGTAGGGGATGCTTGTGCGTTGGAGCTGATAAAGGAGTGCCCTAAACTTACATTCTTGGTTCACATATTCCGAGCTAACTAA
- the LOC112202142 gene encoding pentatricopeptide repeat-containing protein At1g07740, mitochondrial: MFHSRAKALNQAQSNLLLHWSNRTKLQPYHTLRRPNKPKTKPRRERPHRDAAKPRKPIPFVSDVKEVQGPEDALSLFREYHEMGFKHDYPSYSALIYKLARNRNFEAVETILGHVRDRNIHCKDTLFIALIQHYGKAKLVEKAIELFHQINSFNCVRTLQSFNSLLNVLVDSDRFADADEIFGRCNQMGFRPNSISYNIMIKGWLKKGELDEARKVFDEMLERKVQPSVVTYNSLIGFFGRKGELEEATGLLEDMRQKGKYPNAVTYALLMEGLCIVGKYEEAKKMMFDMEYRGCKPRLVNYGVLISDLGRRGKIEAAKYLLQEMKKRRFKPDVVIYNILINFLCKEGRAIEAYKVLIEMQVGGFEPNAATYRMMVDGFCQIKDFEGGLKVLIAMLKSKHCPRLKTFECLVTGLLKCGNVDGTCFVLEEMENRNMQLCCEAWEAPVVDACGKDIVAGEKMTEVISAD, from the coding sequence ATGTTCCATTCAAGAGCCAAAGCTTTAAATCAAGCACAATCAAACCTTCTCCTCCATTGGAGCAATCGCACAAAACTCCAACCATACCACACTCTCCGTCGACCCAACAAACCGAAGACCAAGCCTCGCCGCGAACGGCCTCACAGAGACGCCGCAAAGCCTCGCAAGCCCATACCATTCGTCTCCGATGTCAAAGAAGTTCAGGGCCCAGAAGATGCCTTGTCTCTCTTCCGAGAGTACCACGAAATGGGCTTCAAACACGACTACCCCTCTTACTCTGCTCTCATCTATAAGCTGGCTCGTAATCGAAACTTCGAAGCCGTTGAGACCATTCTTGGCCATGTACGAGACAGAAACATTCACTGCAAAGATACCCTTTTCATTGCTCTAATTCAACATTATGGGAAGGCCAAGTTGGTAGAGAAAGCCATTGAGCTTTTCCACCAAATCAATTCTTTTAATTGCGTCCGTACATTGCAGTCTTTCAATTCACTGCTTAATGTGCTTGTTGATAGTGATAGGTTTGCCGATGCCGATGAGATTTTCGGTCGGTGTAATCAAATGGGTTTTCGGCCGAATTCGATTTCGTATAACATAATGATAAAGGGGTGGCTCAAGAAAGGTGAATTGGATGAAGCACGcaaggtgttcgatgaaatgcttGAGAGAAAAGTGCAGCCTAGTGTGGTGACGTATAACAGTCTGATAGGGTTTTTCGGTAGAAAGGGTGAGTTGGAGGAAGCTACTGGTTTGCTCGAGGATATGAGACAGAAAGGGAAGTACCCGAACGCTGTAACATATGCATTATTGATGGAAGGTTTGTGCATAGTAGGAAAGTATGAGGAAGCAAAGAAGATGATGTTTGATATGGAGTATCGGGGTTGTAAACCACGGCTTGTGAATtatggtgttttgataagtgaTCTTGGAAGAAGAGGGAAGATTGAGGCGGCAAAATATTTACTGCAGGAAATGAAGAAAAGGCGGTTTAAGCCAGATGTTGTGATTTATAACATATTGATTAATTTTCTGTGCAAGGAAGGTAGGGCTATAGAGGCTTATAAAGTCTTGATTGAAATGCAAGTTGGAGGTTTCGAGCCTAATGCGGCCACATACAGGATGATGGTTGATGGGTTTTGTCAGATTAAAGATTTTGAGGGAGGGCTGAAGGTTTTGATTGCCATGTTGAAAAGTAAACACTGTCCTCGGTTGAAAACATTTGAGTGCTTGGTTACAGGACTATTGAAGTGTGGGAATGTTGATGGTACTTGTTTTGTCTTGGAGGAGATGGAAAACAGAAATATGCAATTATGTTGCGAAGCTTGGGAAGCACCAGTTGTTGATGCTTGTGGTAAGGACATTGTTGCAGGTGAGAAAATGACTGAAGTCATATCTGCCGACTAA
- the LOC121049260 gene encoding uncharacterized protein LOC121049260, with the protein MKMLPGILAAIIQCFDWKVVGTHCKKMHNENNVLEMDEKPAFTTLRKYDLAFLSLSLKLEPQFEESNPSTHSISFHIKAIRFTSVDQLLQYCCLFGSLQTEIDKAIIAEDPILKCITLWRNLRGKMLLIKE; encoded by the exons ATGAAAATGCTACCTGGGATACTTGCAGCTATAATTCAATGCTTTGATTGGAAAGTTGTTGGGACACATTGCAAGAAGATGCATAATGAGAATAACGTTCTTGAAATGGATGAAAAACCGGCATTCACGACTCTGAGGAAATATGATCTAGCCTT tctctctctctctctcaaactcgAGCCTCAGTTCGAAGAATCGAATCCCTCGACCCATTCGATTTCATTTCACATCAAAGCGATTCGATTCACATCAGTCGATCAATTGTTGCAGTACTGCTG TTTATTTGGATCATTGCAAACTGAGATTGACAAGGCTATCATTGCAGAAGACCCTATTTTGAAATGTATCACACTTTGGAGGAACTTGAGAGGG AAAATGCTTTTAATCAAGGAATAG
- the LOC112163905 gene encoding licodione synthase, which produces MTYNASFAYSPYAHHWKFTKKLITNELLGGRSVDNFSAIQNQEYVRLLRLLAKKVETCESVNLRFRKRTKTIHKKFDELVEKVIAEREELRKMQKKGNTAEEKDVKSFLDILEGEGSENLEVEFSRNHVKGLITDLFAASIDTTSISMEWALAELINHPEMLTKARDEIDRVVENGRLVGELDVPNLSYIQAIIKESFRLHPLLTLVARKCVEQYKVGKQVIAKDIWVIGRDPKNWEKPLEFCPERFLQLDGDNKANAIDVRGQ; this is translated from the exons ATGACATACAATGCTTCCTTTGCATATTCACCTTATGCACATCACTGGAAGTTCACCAAGAAGTTGATCACGAATGAGCTCCTAGGCGGCCGTAGCGTGGACAACTTTTCAGCCATCCAAAACCAAGAGTACGTGAGGCTTCTGAGGCTGTTAGCCAAGAAAGTTGAGACTTGCGAATCAGTCAACCTCA GATTTCGGAAGAGAACCAAGACCATACATAAGAAGTTCGATGAATTGGTGGAGAAGGTGATCGCTGAACGTGAAGAGTTGAGGAAGATGCAGAAGAAAGGCAACACTGCAGAAGAAAAGGATGTCAAGAGCTTTCTTGATATTTTGGAGGGTGAGGGTAGTGAGAATTTGGAGGTTGAATTTTCAAGAAATCATGTTAAGGGTCTAATCACG GATTTGTTCGCGGCTAGCATAGACACAACCTCCATTTCAATGGAATGGGCGCTGGCAGAGCTTATCAATCACCCAGAGATGCTTACAAAAGCAAGGGATGAGATAGATCGAGTCGTTGAAAATGGACGATTAGTCGGAGAATTGGATGTTCCCAATCTTTCCTACATCCAAGCCATCATAAAAGAATCATTTAGGCTACACCCACTATTGACTTTAGTCGCAAGAAAATGTGTAGAACAATATAAGGTTGGCAAACAAGTCATTGCCAAAGACATTTGGGTCATCGGAAGAGATCCTAAGAATTGGGAAAAGCCATTAGAGTTTTGTCCTGAAAGATTCTTACAACTTGATGGGGACAACAAGGCAAATGCAATAGATGTTAGAGGACAATAG